From the bacterium genome, one window contains:
- a CDS encoding M4 family metallopeptidase → MKIIRYILAAALLAAALPLTAAVQKGTDHLKTQIKPEGGRVIPDLRNAGPIWKSVTPLRTTSKQWGTLQRAVRPDETVMALATEHGLKVHELQFADNGTLSFISGELGGAAQLKSASTAARTLQSAVQSTQALRDLRLAQQWLETFAPALKLDQPVAELALSRYETDALGMRHLRLQQFYRGLPVWANELYVHLDAGDQVYAVNGRYAPTPAAINPASPGISGEQAIASSRAHLAAAGVLREIPAGMTRLLRFSAPTSTRAIWIDKENLPHLVWQVDIYANIRDWFTLMVDAASGEVLHKYSNTMSEGEVDASGVDLSGATRTFRAYEQNGTYYMLSDINELAGGAANLPENPTGGMLVLDLRNTDPSETSQYYFVTSSSRTSWNDKSAISAMYNLNTVYAYYKNTFSRRAIDDKASTIITVVNVTEDGRTMDNAYWNGAGIFWGNGAEEFSPLAEALDVAAHELTHGVTEYSANLVYQDQPGALNESFSDVFGAMIDRDDWLMGEDIMLPGKGSALRDMANPGNPNVLSQLPGNMDEYVYTSDDNGGVHTNSGIPNKAAYLIATSIGREKTERIYYRALTTYLTRQSQFIDARAGLEQSATDLYGSGAELAAVQSAFDAVKITKSGSGGTTSRGAGANEVDATTGGHQWIAFVRDDLQIGLYDVVNKVDYYFPYIYVKSKQYNWTQFSVTADGHYLYFVNADGVLARIDISGMPNSYYYETFPQFYIKQAGDLWNSSVSRDGQYVALTSTYEDDNNLYVIISGEIYYLPLLIPSTQEGISRMTIQYPDVLNWSPNTKYPKLAFDAYNQYTLSNGTTRDWWSMGEVDFTGDQLQVYSLLPAQPEGVSVGNVQYSSTDPDRVAYSYIDEANNYWDIVVVNFAEANQNQRIQFPARDVERPSFSPDDQYLVVDRYSDSKLLVLNIASLSFSTLNLSTGARYPEWFVIGGSYDLDVAAKTAAQPAGFNLEAAYPNPFNTGTTIRYTLPRSGRIHLAIYDLQGRLVRTLADEVQSAGQHSLNWSGNSADGQALPSGVYFCRMEAEGGFRASQKMVMVK, encoded by the coding sequence ATGAAAATAATCCGCTACATACTGGCCGCAGCCCTCCTGGCCGCCGCCTTGCCCCTCACGGCCGCTGTGCAGAAGGGGACCGACCACCTCAAGACCCAGATCAAGCCCGAGGGTGGCCGGGTGATCCCCGACCTCCGCAATGCCGGCCCGATCTGGAAATCCGTTACCCCCCTGCGCACGACCAGCAAGCAGTGGGGCACGCTGCAGCGCGCCGTCCGTCCCGACGAGACCGTGATGGCGCTGGCCACCGAACACGGCCTCAAGGTCCATGAGCTGCAATTCGCGGACAACGGCACCCTCTCCTTCATCAGCGGTGAGCTGGGCGGCGCCGCGCAGCTCAAGTCCGCCAGCACGGCGGCGAGGACGCTGCAATCGGCCGTGCAGAGCACCCAGGCCCTCCGCGACCTCCGGCTGGCGCAACAGTGGCTCGAGACCTTCGCCCCGGCCCTGAAACTCGACCAGCCGGTTGCCGAACTCGCGCTCAGCCGCTACGAGACCGATGCGCTGGGGATGCGCCACCTCCGCCTGCAGCAGTTCTACAGGGGCCTGCCGGTCTGGGCCAATGAGCTTTACGTCCATCTCGATGCCGGAGACCAGGTTTACGCCGTCAACGGCCGCTACGCCCCGACGCCGGCCGCCATCAATCCGGCTTCACCCGGGATCAGCGGCGAGCAAGCCATCGCCTCAAGCCGCGCCCATCTCGCCGCAGCGGGAGTGCTCCGCGAGATTCCAGCCGGCATGACGCGGCTGCTGCGCTTCTCCGCCCCCACCAGCACCCGGGCGATCTGGATCGATAAAGAGAACCTTCCGCACCTGGTCTGGCAGGTCGATATCTATGCCAACATCCGCGACTGGTTCACCCTGATGGTCGATGCCGCCAGCGGCGAGGTGCTGCACAAGTACAGCAACACCATGTCCGAGGGCGAAGTCGATGCCTCGGGGGTGGATCTCAGCGGCGCCACCCGTACCTTCCGCGCCTATGAGCAGAACGGCACCTATTACATGCTGAGTGACATCAACGAGCTGGCCGGTGGTGCGGCCAATCTGCCGGAAAATCCGACCGGTGGAATGCTGGTACTTGATCTCAGAAACACCGATCCCAGCGAAACTTCCCAGTACTATTTTGTCACCTCCTCTTCCCGCACCTCCTGGAACGACAAGAGCGCCATCTCGGCCATGTATAATCTCAACACAGTATATGCTTATTATAAAAATACATTCTCACGTCGGGCCATCGATGACAAGGCCTCTACGATCATCACCGTTGTCAATGTGACCGAGGATGGTCGGACGATGGACAATGCCTACTGGAACGGCGCGGGCATCTTCTGGGGCAACGGCGCTGAAGAATTTTCGCCGCTGGCGGAGGCATTGGATGTTGCCGCACATGAATTGACTCATGGCGTGACCGAGTATAGCGCCAACCTGGTTTACCAGGACCAGCCCGGGGCGCTCAATGAGTCCTTCTCCGATGTCTTTGGCGCAATGATCGACCGCGACGACTGGTTGATGGGCGAGGATATCATGCTGCCGGGTAAAGGGAGCGCCCTGCGCGATATGGCCAATCCCGGCAATCCCAACGTCCTGAGCCAGCTGCCGGGGAACATGGACGAGTATGTCTACACCTCCGATGATAACGGCGGCGTGCACACCAACTCGGGTATCCCCAACAAAGCGGCCTACCTGATCGCCACCAGCATCGGCCGCGAGAAGACTGAAAGAATCTATTACCGCGCCCTCACGACCTATCTGACCCGCCAGTCGCAATTCATCGACGCCCGCGCCGGGCTCGAACAGAGCGCAACCGACCTCTACGGCAGCGGCGCTGAACTGGCCGCGGTCCAATCCGCTTTCGACGCGGTCAAGATCACCAAAAGCGGCAGCGGCGGCACGACGTCGCGCGGGGCCGGCGCCAATGAAGTGGATGCCACCACCGGCGGCCATCAATGGATCGCCTTTGTCCGCGACGACCTGCAGATCGGCCTCTATGACGTCGTCAACAAGGTGGATTATTATTTCCCCTACATTTATGTCAAGAGCAAGCAGTACAACTGGACCCAGTTCTCTGTTACGGCCGACGGACACTACCTCTACTTCGTCAACGCAGATGGCGTGCTGGCGCGTATCGATATCAGCGGCATGCCGAATTCTTACTATTATGAGACTTTCCCGCAATTTTACATCAAACAAGCGGGTGATCTCTGGAATTCGTCGGTCTCGCGCGACGGCCAGTACGTCGCCCTGACCTCCACCTACGAAGACGACAACAACCTCTATGTGATCATCTCGGGCGAAATCTATTATCTTCCCCTGCTAATTCCCTCCACTCAGGAGGGCATCTCGAGGATGACCATTCAATATCCGGATGTGCTCAACTGGTCGCCCAACACCAAGTATCCCAAACTGGCCTTCGATGCCTACAACCAGTACACCTTGAGCAACGGCACCACCCGCGACTGGTGGAGCATGGGCGAGGTTGACTTCACCGGCGACCAGTTGCAAGTCTATTCGCTGCTGCCGGCCCAGCCCGAGGGCGTCAGCGTCGGCAATGTGCAGTACAGCTCGACCGACCCCGACCGCGTCGCCTACAGCTACATCGACGAGGCCAATAACTACTGGGATATCGTCGTTGTCAATTTCGCGGAGGCCAATCAGAATCAGCGCATCCAGTTCCCGGCGCGCGACGTCGAGCGTCCCTCCTTCTCCCCCGACGATCAGTACCTGGTGGTGGACCGCTACAGCGACAGCAAGCTGCTGGTCCTCAATATCGCCAGCCTGAGCTTTTCCACGCTCAACCTCTCCACCGGAGCGCGCTATCCGGAATGGTTCGTGATCGGCGGTAGTTACGACCTCGATGTTGCGGCAAAAACCGCGGCACAGCCCGCCGGGTTCAATCTCGAGGCCGCCTACCCGAATCCCTTCAATACCGGGACGACGATCCGCTATACGCTGCCCAGGAGCGGTCGCATCCATCTGGCGATCTATGATCTGCAGGGCCGCCTGGTGCGCACCCTGGCCGACGAGGTGCAAAGCGCGGGACAGCACAGCCTCAACTGGTCGGGGAACAGTGCCGACGGACAGGCGCTGCCGTCGGGGGTTTACTTTTGCCGGATGGAGGCGGAAGGCGGCTTCCGCGCCAGCCAGAAGATGGTGATGGTGAAATAG
- the tatC gene encoding twin-arginine translocase subunit TatC — translation MTIDPAKNTYPYEGDSAPKRKRRAAKKTAEEASAPAAAAAAPPPASPAGPYQSTEDPKSPQSDPANTEKRMPFLDHLEELRWRIIWSLLAVVAAAVGCYFFVDQIVALMVHPAPKDIKLIFLSPTEAFMTYLKVAGYAGLVVAFPFVAWQFWRFVVPGLYAKERKAVGPIVLFTVLCFAVGALFAYFLIIPFGLKFLLSYQSDFLVANITIGKYLSFVVTMLLVFGLVFELPVLAYFLSLIGVLTPQFLRSKRRYGILIIFIIAAILTPPDAFTQMMLAIPLLFLYEFSIFVSAAVYRKRRQRQSEEEKQWAG, via the coding sequence GTGACCATCGATCCCGCAAAAAACACCTATCCCTACGAGGGCGATTCGGCGCCGAAGCGGAAACGCCGCGCCGCTAAAAAAACGGCGGAAGAAGCCTCCGCACCGGCCGCAGCGGCTGCCGCGCCGCCTCCAGCCTCGCCCGCAGGGCCTTATCAGAGCACCGAGGACCCGAAGAGCCCGCAAAGCGATCCGGCCAACACCGAGAAACGCATGCCCTTTCTCGATCACCTCGAGGAGCTGCGCTGGCGCATCATCTGGAGCCTCCTGGCCGTGGTCGCCGCCGCTGTCGGCTGCTACTTCTTTGTCGACCAGATCGTCGCCCTCATGGTCCATCCCGCGCCGAAGGACATCAAGCTGATCTTCCTCTCGCCCACCGAGGCCTTCATGACCTACCTCAAGGTGGCGGGTTATGCCGGTCTGGTCGTGGCCTTTCCCTTCGTGGCCTGGCAATTTTGGCGCTTTGTCGTGCCCGGATTGTATGCGAAGGAGCGCAAGGCGGTCGGCCCCATCGTCCTCTTCACCGTCCTCTGCTTTGCCGTCGGCGCCCTCTTCGCCTATTTTCTCATCATCCCGTTCGGACTGAAATTCCTCCTCAGCTATCAGTCCGATTTTCTCGTCGCCAACATCACCATTGGCAAATATCTCAGTTTCGTCGTCACCATGCTGCTGGTGTTCGGCCTGGTTTTCGAGCTGCCGGTGCTGGCCTATTTCCTCTCCCTGATCGGCGTGCTGACGCCGCAGTTCCTCCGCAGCAAGCGGCGCTATGGCATCCTCATCATCTTCATCATCGCGGCGATCCTCACGCCCCCCGATGCCTTCACCCAGATGATGCTGGCGATTCCGCTGCTTTTTTTGTACGAGTTCAGCATCTTCGTCTCGGCTGCGGTCTACCGCAAGCGTCGGCAGCGCCAGAGCGAGGAAGAAAAACAATGGGCGGGATGA
- a CDS encoding PHP domain-containing protein: MPSNRHIDLHIHSTYSDGLLHPAEIVTYASRFGLNAIAITDHDDFSGFAEAAAAGARLGLEVIPGIELSAIHDGYETHILGYLYDVTSAPLLEFAARMRASRVERAEEIVQRLRHLGMPISMEMVKMRAGQGALGRPHIADILVEEGYVFSFNEAFHKWLGENKPGYVPKMKLMAEEAIALVHNSGGLAFLAHPGTGTGIDAIEALIEMGLDGIETLHPRHVPEMITYYRELARRNGLLETGGSDCHGARRGEMMIGTQAVPYAFLNEMRLHRSLTGFPESA; this comes from the coding sequence TTGCCCTCCAACCGTCATATCGATCTGCATATCCATTCGACCTACTCCGACGGACTTTTGCACCCGGCCGAGATTGTGACCTATGCCAGCAGGTTCGGATTGAATGCCATCGCCATCACCGATCACGATGACTTTTCGGGCTTTGCGGAAGCGGCCGCAGCCGGTGCGCGTCTCGGCCTGGAGGTCATCCCCGGCATCGAGCTCAGCGCCATCCACGACGGGTACGAGACTCACATCCTCGGCTACCTCTACGATGTCACCAGCGCCCCGCTCCTCGAGTTTGCCGCCCGGATGCGCGCCAGCCGGGTCGAACGCGCGGAGGAGATTGTTCAGCGCCTCCGCCACCTCGGCATGCCGATCTCGATGGAAATGGTCAAGATGCGCGCGGGACAGGGGGCCCTCGGCCGGCCCCACATCGCCGATATCCTGGTCGAGGAGGGCTATGTCTTCTCGTTCAACGAGGCCTTTCACAAATGGCTCGGTGAGAACAAGCCGGGCTACGTCCCCAAGATGAAGCTGATGGCGGAGGAGGCCATCGCCCTGGTTCACAACAGCGGCGGCCTCGCTTTTCTCGCCCACCCGGGCACGGGCACAGGGATTGATGCCATCGAGGCCCTCATCGAGATGGGATTGGACGGCATCGAGACGCTGCACCCGCGCCATGTCCCCGAGATGATCACCTACTACCGCGAGCTGGCGCGGCGCAACGGCCTGCTCGAGACCGGCGGCTCCGACTGCCACGGCGCCCGCCGCGGCGAGATGATGATCGGCACCCAGGCCGTGCCCTATGCCTTTCTCAACGAGATGCGCCTGCACCGCTCCCTGACCGGCTTCCCCGAGTCCGCCTGA
- a CDS encoding ASKHA domain-containing protein, protein MSDDARAAITLTFLPSGKRTEVPCGTTLIDAALRLGLEIESLCGGAGLCGRCRVQLIAGSLPVTPADRENLTAAELAQGFRLACAAQPDADCTIEIPVPAAQGEIVSAGAGREVPLDPAMRRVPLRLHPPTLEQGPSDLEVLMTALPAGTGMPPLSLLQRLPRLLRDGGWRGDAILLEGRLIDFQIARQPLCGLAIDLGTTTVVAKLIDLESGQVLSTAAGLNRQRRYGEDVIARVGHANAHGPAELQGLIVSQLNEMVDELTAEAGITRDSIFTAVVAGNTVMEHLLLGLPPRHLAEMPYVPVIREFPPVAAREIGLRLHPEAQLTLMPVLGKFVGGDTAAVLLTLAGRLDETWLAVDIGTNGEILLCHRGRIWTTSAAAGPAFEGAHIGVGMRAAAGAIERVWWRGDHLEVRVIGGGKASGLCGSGLIDAIAALLEAGALDASGRLAAGHPLVELLPAAGTLPDQLAARLAPGVLLTQRDIRELQLANAAIAAAIELLLQAAGLRAADLEHLFLAGAFGQYLSPQAALRIGLLPPVAPEIIKFIGNAACRGAEMGVVNSGERRQIAALAGEVEYVEVAAGADFQECFAEKIRFGRG, encoded by the coding sequence ATGTCCGACGACGCCCGTGCCGCCATCACCCTGACCTTCCTTCCTTCCGGGAAACGGACAGAGGTGCCTTGCGGCACCACCTTGATTGATGCCGCCCTTCGCCTCGGCCTTGAGATCGAGAGCCTCTGCGGCGGGGCTGGACTCTGCGGCCGCTGCCGGGTGCAGCTGATCGCGGGCTCTCTGCCGGTCACGCCCGCCGACCGGGAAAACCTCACCGCGGCGGAGCTCGCGCAGGGCTTCCGCCTCGCCTGTGCGGCGCAGCCGGACGCCGATTGCACCATTGAGATACCCGTGCCTGCGGCGCAAGGCGAAATCGTATCCGCCGGCGCCGGCCGGGAGGTCCCGCTCGATCCGGCGATGCGGCGTGTCCCGCTGCGCCTCCATCCACCCACCCTCGAACAAGGCCCCAGCGATCTGGAGGTGCTCATGACGGCCCTGCCCGCCGGGACAGGCATGCCGCCTCTCAGCCTGTTGCAGCGGTTGCCCCGGCTGCTGCGCGATGGCGGCTGGCGCGGTGATGCGATTTTACTGGAAGGCCGCCTCATCGATTTTCAGATCGCGCGCCAACCCCTCTGCGGACTGGCTATCGATCTCGGCACCACGACCGTAGTGGCCAAGCTGATCGATCTGGAGAGCGGCCAGGTGCTCTCCACCGCCGCGGGGCTCAATCGCCAGCGCCGCTATGGCGAGGATGTTATTGCGCGCGTCGGTCATGCCAATGCCCATGGTCCGGCGGAATTGCAGGGGCTGATCGTCAGCCAACTCAATGAGATGGTGGATGAACTCACCGCGGAGGCAGGGATCACCCGCGACTCGATTTTTACGGCCGTGGTGGCCGGCAACACGGTCATGGAGCATCTTCTGCTCGGCCTGCCGCCGCGCCATCTCGCCGAGATGCCCTATGTGCCGGTCATCCGCGAGTTTCCGCCGGTTGCGGCCCGGGAGATCGGCTTGCGGCTGCATCCTGAAGCGCAGCTCACCCTGATGCCCGTGCTCGGCAAATTCGTCGGCGGCGACACCGCGGCGGTGCTGCTCACCCTGGCCGGGCGCCTCGACGAGACCTGGCTGGCGGTGGACATCGGCACCAACGGCGAGATCCTGCTCTGTCACCGGGGGCGGATATGGACGACCTCGGCGGCGGCCGGGCCCGCCTTCGAGGGGGCGCACATCGGCGTCGGCATGCGCGCCGCGGCGGGGGCGATCGAGCGGGTCTGGTGGAGGGGAGATCACCTCGAGGTGCGGGTCATCGGCGGGGGGAAAGCGTCCGGCCTTTGCGGCTCGGGACTCATCGATGCCATCGCCGCCCTGCTCGAGGCCGGCGCTCTCGATGCCAGCGGCCGCCTGGCGGCGGGCCATCCCCTGGTCGAACTGCTGCCGGCTGCAGGAACCCTACCGGACCAGCTTGCCGCCCGTCTTGCTCCCGGGGTCCTGCTGACGCAGCGCGACATCCGCGAGCTGCAGCTGGCCAACGCCGCGATCGCCGCCGCCATTGAGCTGCTGCTTCAGGCCGCCGGTCTTCGAGCCGCCGATCTGGAGCACCTCTTCCTCGCCGGCGCGTTCGGCCAGTATCTCTCGCCGCAGGCCGCCCTGCGCATCGGTTTGCTGCCGCCGGTCGCTCCGGAAATCATCAAGTTCATCGGAAATGCCGCGTGCAGAGGGGCGGAGATGGGGGTGGTGAATTCCGGCGAGCGCCGGCAGATCGCCGCCCTGGCAGGCGAAGTGGAGTATGTCGAAGTGGCGGCCGGGGCGGATTTTCAGGAATGCTTTGCGGAGAAGATAAGATTCGGGAGGGGGTAA
- the csm6 gene encoding CRISPR-associated ring nuclease Csm6, with product METDQVMHEAIRHIFLALCGNTPQVVTETLFALIHLRKCPVSEIYLITTLSGKEKAISSLLAPATGIFQQFCQDFPAAEQLQFTSDHILVPDLPIQDIQSSEDNAIMAELIFSVVKRLTHPDETILHASLAGGRKSMSAYLAMAMQVYGRPQDKLYHVLVYPATLEEDPGFYYPRPEEGWQRSGTPYWDCVNLIDIPFVRLRPLLAKDLLSVELSHPQLLQLAQSAIDSADNRPALILRNSMRTVFIGSREIRLRPFDFSVYYFFASIRLARGREEAFIPGGKHFRNEDALAIQKIYGDSNKKIHWEEIQQAISRIRRAILSVIQDSSMTEFYAISRLGVYHYKQYGILLPPQNILLA from the coding sequence ATGGAAACGGATCAGGTCATGCACGAGGCAATACGGCATATCTTTCTGGCCCTCTGTGGGAATACTCCTCAGGTTGTAACAGAAACCCTCTTTGCATTGATTCATCTGCGCAAATGCCCTGTTTCAGAAATTTATCTCATCACTACCCTCTCGGGAAAAGAAAAGGCGATTTCGTCTCTCCTTGCCCCGGCCACTGGCATCTTTCAACAATTTTGTCAGGATTTTCCCGCAGCTGAACAACTTCAGTTTACTTCCGATCATATCCTCGTCCCCGATCTACCTATCCAGGATATTCAGTCGTCTGAGGATAATGCCATCATGGCTGAGTTGATCTTCTCCGTGGTTAAGCGGCTTACCCATCCTGATGAGACCATTCTGCATGCATCTCTGGCGGGAGGACGAAAAAGCATGAGCGCCTACCTGGCCATGGCCATGCAAGTGTATGGCCGTCCTCAAGACAAGCTATACCATGTCCTGGTCTATCCGGCCACGCTTGAGGAGGATCCAGGTTTTTATTATCCACGGCCGGAGGAGGGCTGGCAACGGTCGGGTACACCTTACTGGGATTGTGTAAACTTGATTGATATTCCCTTCGTTCGTTTACGACCGCTGTTGGCGAAGGATTTACTCTCTGTTGAGCTCTCTCACCCTCAGCTTTTACAGTTGGCACAATCTGCCATCGATTCAGCAGACAACAGGCCAGCTTTGATTCTCCGAAACAGTATGCGTACCGTGTTCATAGGATCGCGAGAAATCCGGTTGCGTCCTTTTGATTTTTCAGTCTATTATTTTTTTGCATCCATCCGGTTGGCCAGGGGCAGGGAGGAAGCATTCATCCCGGGAGGAAAGCACTTTCGCAATGAGGACGCCCTTGCTATCCAAAAGATTTATGGGGATTCCAATAAAAAGATCCACTGGGAAGAGATCCAGCAGGCCATCTCGAGGATTCGGCGTGCGATTTTGTCGGTCATTCAGGATTCAAGCATGACAGAATTCTACGCTATCAGCAGATTGGGCGTGTATCACTACAAGCAGTACGGAATTTTGCTGCCTCCGCAAAATATCCTGCTGGCATAA
- the cas10 gene encoding type III-A CRISPR-associated protein Cas10/Csm1, with protein sequence MTDADLKILLLGALLHDIGKFRMRALGAAPGNDHSHVGEEWLRTFQDRKLLPEGVATLTGWHHYKYMEDVQKSNATLIIYEADNLAAHSEREEKEKATYHPEEVPLSAILSTITGENQKRPPRYYFPLQPLTGRLIFPGELKSVKTNRTQYRVLWDTFEKEFEKWCKAGCHIPGLLVLLERYCSFIPSETLWQEAQAETHPDISLFDHMKTTAAVANCLYLQLKEKNDAPLAAPPMASEIRDRKQPYYLLVGGDLSGVQNFIYTISSRGALKTLRARSFFLELLSEHLVTQFLELAGLSRANVIYCGGGRFNMIAANTAKTQEALQRIKTNCNAWLMEQFNGRLNLVIGCTPFNGDEFSTSRIAEIWKGLGEEIAANKHHKYDLFLDRLLKPRDPLLPETICQICHRDDVESVSGHGIRGLAAVCPFCAQLYRLGERLPGIKALAFQPAGMIKGDYIGMVDCIEQRKMGFLVLEEIPTLCEEPLYVLNSLDISSLPLPKLVPMAVSRYARRNRDLPKPPLDPDAAGYALASFEDLANQALGQSRLGVLRMDVDHLGRIFQAGLPETKRTFTRLSAISRQLTLFFKVYLDQLLAGEVHGDFQLQDISEKSPEKCGRNVTVVYSGGDDLFIVGAWDEIAEVALDIHAAFQRFSGFNPNVTISGGFVIQRHDFPLYRLAELAGDAEKASKDAGRNAMTFFFDPGLLSLRYHMSNRIPMTFKWEQVPPLVLGPLYEMKALGAIKKNAFQSALLTKSDIGRLFLVLEKWEAEGVLYLPQLAYILGRMKKELRETPFGQKLLSQDYIKNWRTALLWIMLMSHRNN encoded by the coding sequence ATGACCGATGCAGATTTGAAGATTTTGCTGCTGGGCGCATTGCTGCACGATATCGGAAAATTCCGGATGCGTGCTTTGGGAGCTGCGCCTGGAAATGATCATAGTCATGTAGGCGAGGAATGGTTAAGAACCTTTCAGGATCGGAAGCTGCTCCCGGAAGGAGTAGCCACTCTAACTGGATGGCATCACTACAAGTACATGGAGGATGTTCAAAAATCCAACGCCACGCTCATCATATATGAGGCGGATAATCTTGCCGCCCACTCGGAGCGTGAAGAAAAGGAAAAAGCCACCTACCATCCTGAAGAAGTGCCTCTCAGCGCTATCCTTTCCACGATCACGGGTGAAAATCAAAAGAGGCCGCCAAGGTACTATTTCCCGCTGCAACCCTTGACCGGCAGACTTATTTTTCCCGGTGAGTTGAAATCAGTAAAAACGAACCGGACCCAGTATCGCGTTTTATGGGATACATTTGAAAAGGAATTTGAAAAATGGTGCAAGGCGGGGTGTCACATTCCCGGATTGCTGGTTTTACTGGAGCGATATTGCAGTTTCATACCCTCAGAGACCCTTTGGCAGGAGGCCCAGGCGGAGACGCATCCGGACATTTCCCTTTTCGATCATATGAAAACAACAGCGGCTGTAGCCAATTGTCTTTATCTTCAGCTGAAGGAAAAAAACGATGCCCCTCTGGCAGCACCACCGATGGCCAGCGAAATACGAGATCGCAAGCAGCCCTATTATCTGCTGGTTGGCGGTGACCTGTCCGGTGTGCAGAATTTCATCTACACGATATCATCACGCGGCGCCCTGAAAACCCTGCGGGCGCGTTCCTTCTTTCTCGAACTGCTCAGCGAGCACCTCGTCACCCAATTCCTTGAATTGGCCGGATTGAGCCGTGCCAATGTGATTTACTGCGGCGGCGGCCGTTTCAATATGATAGCCGCCAATACCGCCAAGACTCAGGAAGCCTTACAGCGCATAAAAACCAATTGTAATGCCTGGCTTATGGAGCAGTTCAATGGCCGGCTGAACCTGGTTATAGGCTGCACGCCTTTCAACGGTGACGAGTTCAGCACAAGCAGGATTGCAGAGATTTGGAAGGGATTGGGTGAAGAGATCGCCGCTAATAAACACCATAAATATGATCTCTTTCTAGATCGACTGCTCAAACCGAGGGATCCCCTTTTGCCGGAGACCATTTGCCAGATCTGCCACCGCGATGATGTAGAAAGTGTTTCTGGACACGGTATAAGAGGATTGGCAGCTGTCTGCCCCTTCTGTGCCCAATTATATCGCTTAGGGGAACGGCTTCCCGGCATCAAGGCTCTTGCATTTCAGCCGGCTGGAATGATCAAAGGCGATTACATTGGGATGGTCGACTGCATTGAGCAGAGAAAAATGGGTTTCTTAGTATTGGAAGAAATCCCTACCTTGTGCGAAGAGCCGCTTTATGTACTTAATTCTTTGGACATTTCTAGCCTGCCGCTGCCTAAACTGGTGCCTATGGCAGTAAGCCGATATGCGCGGCGTAATCGGGATCTGCCCAAACCACCCCTTGACCCGGATGCAGCCGGATATGCTCTGGCCAGTTTTGAAGACCTGGCGAATCAGGCTCTCGGCCAGAGCCGTCTTGGCGTGCTACGGATGGATGTAGATCATCTCGGGCGGATTTTCCAAGCTGGTCTGCCCGAAACTAAACGGACCTTCACTCGTTTATCGGCCATCTCTCGTCAGCTGACGCTATTTTTCAAGGTCTATCTGGATCAGCTGCTGGCAGGCGAGGTGCATGGGGATTTCCAACTGCAAGATATCAGTGAAAAATCGCCGGAGAAATGCGGACGCAATGTCACTGTTGTTTATTCGGGTGGGGATGATCTGTTTATCGTCGGCGCCTGGGATGAAATCGCCGAGGTGGCGCTCGATATTCATGCCGCTTTCCAACGTTTCAGCGGATTCAATCCAAATGTCACTATCTCCGGGGGTTTTGTCATCCAACGCCACGATTTTCCGCTCTACCGCTTGGCTGAACTCGCCGGAGATGCGGAAAAGGCCAGCAAGGATGCGGGCAGAAATGCCATGACTTTTTTCTTCGACCCAGGGCTGCTGAGCTTGCGCTACCACATGAGCAACAGGATACCAATGACTTTTAAATGGGAGCAAGTCCCACCACTCGTCCTCGGGCCCTTGTACGAAATGAAAGCCTTGGGTGCTATCAAGAAAAATGCCTTCCAGAGTGCCTTGTTGACTAAAAGCGATATCGGGCGCTTATTTCTCGTGCTGGAAAAATGGGAAGCCGAGGGCGTCCTTTATCTGCCTCAGCTGGCCTATATCCTGGGGAGGATGAAAAAAGAACTGCGTGAGACTCCTTTTGGGCAAAAATTACTCTCACAAGATTATATTAAAAATTGGAGAACGGCTCTGCTTTGGATTATGCTCATGAGCCACAGGAATAACTAA
- the csm2 gene encoding type III-A CRISPR-associated protein Csm2 codes for MQYQERNSGPSPVVEEILKIVKKNSAMSAFKGEDLVNCAEKFAKYLAKDVRLKTSQIRKFLDAVKKVQYQGLSTGEYDFRTEAMMMKPKLAYAAGRSMEVKPFMEVITLCIDRVRTREDFEQFAKFIEAIVAYHKYFGGREQ; via the coding sequence ATGCAATATCAGGAACGGAACAGCGGACCTTCGCCGGTCGTCGAGGAGATTCTCAAAATAGTGAAAAAAAATAGCGCAATGTCTGCTTTCAAGGGTGAAGATCTGGTCAATTGTGCGGAAAAATTTGCCAAGTATCTGGCCAAGGATGTCCGGTTGAAGACAAGTCAGATTCGCAAATTTCTCGATGCTGTTAAAAAAGTGCAATATCAAGGATTGAGTACGGGGGAGTATGATTTTCGCACTGAAGCCATGATGATGAAGCCAAAATTGGCTTATGCGGCGGGAAGGAGTATGGAGGTCAAACCCTTCATGGAGGTGATTACCCTCTGCATAGACAGAGTGCGGACTCGGGAGGATTTTGAACAATTCGCGAAATTCATTGAAGCCATCGTGGCCTATCACAAGTATTTCGGTGGAAGAGAACAATAA